A stretch of the Staphylococcus sp. NRL 16/872 genome encodes the following:
- the phnX gene encoding phosphonoacetaldehyde hydrolase, whose protein sequence is MSNIKGIIFDWAGTTIDFGCFAPVQVFVEIFKNENIDVTIEEAREPMGMLKRDHIEAMLNMDRIANEWNSVKGRPHTQEDIDYLYANFEKSLMETLKDYTTPIPNVIDTINQLRNQGYKIGSTTGYTKSMMEVVTTEAKSKGYSPDYYVTAEAVNGYGRPYPYMIFENMKQLELERVAEVVKVGDTASDMKEAVNAGVIAIGVIKGSSIVGLSEDEWNALSDNEKDEHRQKATEKFKENGALYVIDDITQLPQLLKEI, encoded by the coding sequence ATGAGTAATATTAAAGGAATCATTTTTGACTGGGCTGGTACTACAATTGATTTTGGATGTTTTGCCCCTGTACAAGTATTTGTAGAAATTTTCAAAAATGAAAATATTGATGTAACAATTGAAGAAGCTAGAGAACCTATGGGCATGTTAAAACGTGATCATATCGAAGCTATGTTAAATATGGATCGTATCGCAAATGAATGGAACTCTGTTAAGGGACGTCCACATACTCAAGAAGATATTGATTATTTATACGCTAATTTTGAAAAATCATTAATGGAAACATTAAAAGATTATACAACGCCCATTCCTAATGTCATAGATACTATCAATCAACTAAGAAATCAAGGCTATAAAATTGGGTCAACAACAGGTTATACAAAATCAATGATGGAAGTGGTTACAACTGAAGCAAAATCGAAAGGTTATTCACCTGACTACTATGTAACTGCCGAAGCTGTTAATGGATATGGTAGACCTTATCCATACATGATATTTGAAAATATGAAACAATTAGAACTGGAACGTGTTGCTGAAGTAGTAAAAGTAGGTGATACTGCTTCTGACATGAAAGAAGCAGTCAATGCAGGCGTTATTGCTATTGGAGTAATTAAAGGTAGTTCTATTGTAGGACTTAGTGAAGACGAATGGAATGCATTAAGCGATAATGAAAAAGATGAACATCGACAAAAAGCTACTGAAAAATTCAAAGAAAATGGCGCATTATATGTTATAGATGATATTACTCAATTACCTCAATTATTAAAAGAAATTTAA
- the phnW gene encoding 2-aminoethylphosphonate--pyruvate transaminase, translated as MEEYKLLTPGPLTTSKSVKETMMKDRCTWDNDYKELTQQIRQDLLQLAQASDEDYTVILQQGSGSFVVESVLQTALSNTDHVLIISNGAYGKRIAQMAERIGKNYTHLALSFDKAPNIEEIEDVLNSNDAISHIAFVHCETTTGILNPLEDLSELAHRYNKKLIVDAMSSFGGVEINVDQLNIDYLISSANKCIQGVPGFGFVIAKTTTLAETEGNASSLALDLYDQWQVMDVDGKWRYTSPTHVVAAFKQAIDELHEEGGIKQRSERYHSNNRYMREALAQLGFKAYIDEEWQSPIITTYLYPNETFDFNHFYEAMKEKGFVLYPGKLMETPSFRIGNIGELYREDFETLVKHIREYMNY; from the coding sequence ATGGAAGAATATAAATTATTAACTCCCGGTCCATTAACAACTTCAAAATCAGTTAAAGAAACAATGATGAAAGATCGTTGTACATGGGACAATGATTATAAAGAATTAACACAACAAATAAGACAAGATTTACTTCAGTTGGCTCAAGCTTCAGACGAAGATTACACCGTTATTCTTCAACAAGGTAGTGGTAGTTTTGTGGTAGAAAGCGTCTTACAAACTGCACTTTCGAATACAGATCATGTGCTTATCATTTCAAATGGTGCATACGGAAAACGTATTGCTCAAATGGCAGAACGTATTGGAAAAAATTATACACATTTAGCATTGTCATTCGATAAAGCACCAAATATTGAAGAAATTGAAGATGTTTTAAACAGTAATGACGCTATTTCACATATTGCTTTCGTTCATTGTGAAACAACGACTGGAATACTCAATCCTTTAGAAGACTTAAGTGAGTTAGCACATCGCTATAATAAAAAATTAATTGTAGATGCGATGAGTAGTTTTGGAGGAGTAGAAATTAACGTAGACCAATTAAATATTGATTATTTAATTAGTAGTGCGAATAAATGTATTCAAGGTGTGCCCGGTTTCGGATTTGTGATTGCTAAAACCACAACTTTAGCTGAAACAGAGGGTAATGCTTCAAGCTTAGCACTTGATTTATATGATCAATGGCAGGTGATGGATGTTGATGGAAAATGGCGTTATACATCACCCACTCATGTGGTAGCTGCATTCAAACAAGCAATTGATGAGTTGCATGAAGAAGGTGGCATTAAACAACGTAGTGAACGCTATCACTCTAATAATCGATATATGAGAGAAGCGTTAGCACAGTTAGGTTTTAAAGCATATATTGATGAGGAATGGCAATCACCAATTATTACAACCTATCTATATCCTAATGAAACTTTTGATTTTAATCATTTTTATGAAGCAATGAAAGAAAAAGGGTTTGTACTATATCCAGGAAAATTAATGGAAACGCCATCTTTTAGAATTGGTAACATTGGAGAATTATATCGAGAAGATTTTGAAACATTAGTTAAACATATTAGAGAATATATGAATTATTAA
- a CDS encoding extracellular solute-binding protein — translation MKLKIMLVLGALVCLALLCLSYFGLGSSTDKVIIATNADEEAIAVMKESLNQHGYKGQYIIQPQGTSELGGKIMAEGSNIEADIITEASYYLKSAQDQNHMFVPMKNKTQHNTIDKYPNYITPLLGNTGSLFINKKALEKHDLDVPHSIKDLTKPEYKGQVSMPNVMESSTGWLVLQGILNEYGEKEGQDVIKKLLINVGPHLEDGGSGPLQKVESGEVAVGVGLRAQAIEQEKKGNIIKHIDPKEGNFSLVEGAAVVKKGGEKQKKAEKMVEVIQKYGRKDLMKQYPVTLYKGEHIAKDQQPEYPKKWKDPLTVDLLQKHQDIFNAAKKEAENEK, via the coding sequence ATGAAACTAAAAATAATGCTAGTACTTGGTGCACTCGTTTGTCTTGCTCTCTTATGTTTATCATACTTTGGACTTGGATCGAGTACAGATAAAGTCATTATTGCTACAAATGCTGATGAAGAGGCCATCGCTGTTATGAAAGAATCTTTAAATCAGCATGGTTACAAAGGACAATATATCATTCAACCTCAGGGCACCTCTGAATTAGGTGGGAAAATTATGGCAGAAGGATCGAATATCGAAGCAGATATTATTACTGAAGCAAGTTATTACTTAAAAAGTGCACAAGATCAAAATCACATGTTTGTCCCTATGAAAAATAAAACTCAACATAACACAATTGATAAATATCCAAACTACATTACCCCATTATTAGGTAACACAGGTTCATTATTTATTAATAAAAAAGCATTAGAAAAACACGATTTAGATGTGCCGCATTCAATTAAGGATTTAACTAAACCAGAATATAAAGGACAGGTCTCTATGCCGAACGTTATGGAATCCTCAACAGGATGGCTAGTACTACAAGGCATTCTAAATGAGTACGGTGAAAAAGAAGGACAAGACGTGATTAAAAAATTATTAATTAATGTTGGTCCACATTTAGAGGACGGTGGTTCCGGTCCGTTACAAAAAGTTGAATCCGGGGAAGTAGCTGTCGGAGTTGGTTTACGTGCGCAAGCTATTGAACAAGAGAAGAAGGGTAATATCATTAAACACATCGATCCTAAAGAAGGAAATTTCTCATTAGTTGAAGGCGCTGCCGTTGTTAAAAAAGGTGGCGAAAAACAGAAAAAAGCAGAAAAAATGGTTGAAGTGATTCAAAAATACGGTCGAAAAGATTTAATGAAACAATATCCAGTAACGCTATATAAAGGTGAACATATTGCAAAAGATCAACAACCAGAATATCCAAAAAAATGGAAAGATCCATTAACTGTAGATTTATTACAAAAACATCAAGATATATTCAATGCAGCTAAAAAAGAAGCAGAAAATGAAAAATAA
- a CDS encoding ABC transporter permease subunit, which yields MAHKTWSQRIIFTLLIIFFLLFLVIPIIGLLSQSFYRDHQFTFAVYKDIFMNDEITTSFFNSLKVASLAALITTILAFFMSYAMNMTQAHSLVKGYNKMMVLLPMLVPTITYGFILMYIFGNEGLIKAIFGHIPFEIYGKNGLLIGYVIYTLPAAYLIISDAFEYVNKRFYYVSQLLQDNPMRRFYHTLLRPLIVPIGNAFVLSFILSFTDFGIPASLGADYSMIATSLYQMILGSIPKFAEGAVIAVMMLTPAIIGFILLTILDRWNVKQESLNYTSLPKRPVHDVIINIIAVVISTLILLIFAVMFVVPFLKNYPYNNTFTLSHIINLFKDEILVHIYIQSLFVAICTAIFGVIISMASAIIAVRTRIKGRRTMNVVSLIANTVPGMILGLSYLVFFKNSSIKNTFLIIIISIIVHYYTTPFLLAKNALEKLNPSWDISSSLMKDKWYETVFKVVVPNMKKTIIEMMNYYFINAMVTISGVIFLVATATQLVATEINQLQHFNRFIDIFILSILICITNIVVRGLASFVLYSQRKREER from the coding sequence ATGGCGCATAAAACTTGGAGTCAGCGTATTATATTTACGCTATTAATTATCTTTTTCTTGTTATTTTTAGTCATACCAATTATTGGTTTATTAAGCCAATCATTTTATCGTGATCATCAGTTTACATTTGCAGTCTATAAAGACATCTTTATGAATGATGAGATTACAACTTCATTCTTTAATAGTTTGAAAGTTGCAAGTTTAGCTGCATTGATTACGACTATTCTCGCATTTTTTATGTCCTATGCGATGAATATGACACAAGCCCATTCTTTAGTAAAAGGCTATAACAAAATGATGGTGCTATTACCTATGCTTGTGCCAACAATCACTTATGGATTTATTTTAATGTACATTTTCGGGAATGAGGGTTTGATTAAAGCCATCTTTGGACATATTCCCTTCGAAATTTATGGTAAAAATGGTTTGCTTATCGGCTATGTTATCTACACGTTACCAGCAGCATATTTAATTATTTCAGACGCTTTTGAATATGTGAATAAGCGCTTCTATTATGTTTCTCAGTTATTACAAGATAATCCGATGAGACGTTTTTATCACACACTACTTAGACCACTGATTGTACCCATAGGTAACGCGTTTGTATTGTCATTTATTTTAAGTTTTACTGACTTCGGAATTCCGGCATCTCTAGGCGCAGATTATAGTATGATTGCGACGAGTTTATATCAAATGATTTTAGGATCAATTCCAAAGTTTGCTGAAGGTGCTGTTATTGCAGTTATGATGTTAACTCCTGCAATTATTGGATTTATCTTATTAACTATTTTAGATAGATGGAATGTAAAACAAGAATCATTAAATTATACATCTCTTCCAAAAAGACCAGTACATGATGTAATTATTAATATTATCGCTGTAGTGATAAGTACATTAATCTTATTAATATTTGCAGTGATGTTTGTCGTACCATTTCTTAAAAATTACCCATATAACAACACATTTACTTTGTCGCATATCATTAATTTATTTAAAGATGAAATATTAGTACATATTTATATTCAATCTTTATTTGTAGCGATATGTACAGCAATATTTGGCGTGATTATTAGTATGGCAAGTGCGATTATCGCTGTGAGAACTAGAATTAAAGGTCGTAGAACAATGAATGTCGTTTCATTAATCGCAAATACTGTTCCTGGAATGATTCTAGGTTTATCGTATTTAGTATTTTTTAAAAATAGCTCAATAAAAAATACATTTTTAATTATTATTATCAGCATTATTGTGCATTACTATACAACACCATTCTTATTAGCGAAAAATGCTTTAGAAAAATTAAATCCCTCATGGGATATTAGTAGTTCATTAATGAAAGATAAATGGTATGAGACAGTCTTTAAAGTTGTAGTACCAAATATGAAAAAGACAATTATCGAAATGATGAATTATTACTTCATTAATGCAATGGTAACAATTAGTGGTGTTATTTTCTTAGTGGCAACGGCAACACAACTTGTTGCTACAGAAATAAACCAATTACAACATTTTAACCGATTTATCGATATTTTTATTTTGTCGATTTTAATTTGTATAACAAATATTGTCGTTCGTGGCCTTGCAAGTTTTGTACTTTATTCTCAAAGAAAAAGGGAGGAGAGATAA
- a CDS encoding ABC transporter ATP-binding protein: MLELKDVSKSFGSNEVLKNINLNIENGEIVSLLGPSGCGKTTLLNLILGLENVTSGKIIFNNQEIHEKSMQKRGFNIVFQDFCLFPHLDAYNNIIYGLKNQKKDPHSKEVTDLIELLELRPHLRKKIHELSGGQKQRVSIARTVVMEPKILLMDEPLSALDGVIKESIKDMIQKVSKSMGLTTIIVTHDPEEALTMSDKVVVIEDGHIAQFGTPSEIINTPVNAFVEKFILNQLHIKRGNIYRLFGENYGA, translated from the coding sequence ATGCTTGAACTCAAAGATGTTTCGAAAAGTTTTGGGAGTAATGAAGTATTAAAAAATATAAATTTGAACATTGAAAATGGAGAAATTGTAAGTTTACTTGGACCAAGTGGATGTGGGAAAACAACGTTATTAAATTTAATTTTGGGATTAGAAAATGTGACATCTGGGAAAATCATTTTCAATAATCAAGAAATCCACGAGAAATCAATGCAAAAAAGAGGGTTTAATATTGTGTTTCAAGATTTTTGTCTGTTTCCTCATTTAGATGCCTACAATAATATCATTTATGGCTTAAAGAATCAGAAAAAAGATCCTCACAGTAAAGAGGTAACGGATTTAATCGAATTATTAGAATTACGTCCTCATTTACGTAAAAAAATTCATGAATTATCAGGAGGGCAAAAACAAAGAGTTTCAATTGCACGTACTGTAGTAATGGAACCTAAAATTTTATTAATGGATGAACCATTAAGTGCCTTAGATGGCGTCATTAAAGAGTCAATAAAAGATATGATTCAAAAAGTATCAAAATCAATGGGTTTAACAACGATTATCGTTACCCATGATCCTGAAGAAGCATTAACGATGTCAGATAAAGTAGTCGTGATTGAAGATGGCCATATCGCACAATTTGGTACGCCGTCAGAAATTATTAATACACCAGTCAATGCGTTTGTAGAGAAGTTTATTCTTAATCAGCTACACATTAAACGTGGAAATATTTATAGATTATTTGGTGAGAATTATGGCGCATAA
- a CDS encoding DeoR/GlpR family DNA-binding transcription regulator, protein MLPTERREKIIEKLEKEEFLELKYLHKSLDISMETLRRDVQQLVKEDLVSKEYGGIRIKKENNGESIIEKRLNKNLAMKQQIAEKALTQIEDGDCIFLDSGSTTLQISKELRKRKNLTIITNSIPVMMEILDQGHTIISIGGKVRASEQSITSYDFLFNFDRLNIDKAFICCSGISFEKGITDYNLEEIETRRKILNISNLKFLTADSSKCNQIVTVKICELTDIDTFITDNNLDNDFKVKMKKLSVNVL, encoded by the coding sequence ATGCTTCCTACTGAACGACGTGAAAAAATTATTGAAAAATTGGAAAAAGAAGAGTTTTTAGAGCTGAAATATCTTCATAAGTCTTTGGATATTTCTATGGAAACATTACGAAGAGATGTTCAACAATTAGTCAAAGAGGATTTGGTATCCAAAGAATATGGTGGTATTAGAATTAAAAAAGAGAATAATGGTGAATCAATTATTGAAAAAAGATTAAATAAAAATTTAGCGATGAAGCAACAAATCGCTGAAAAAGCTTTAACACAGATTGAAGATGGCGACTGTATATTCTTAGATAGTGGTTCGACAACTTTACAAATTTCTAAAGAATTGAGGAAGAGAAAAAATTTAACAATTATAACGAATTCGATTCCAGTTATGATGGAAATTTTAGATCAAGGCCATACAATCATTAGTATCGGAGGAAAAGTACGAGCATCTGAGCAATCTATTACAAGTTATGACTTCTTATTTAATTTCGATCGCTTAAATATAGATAAAGCCTTTATTTGTTGTAGTGGAATATCTTTTGAAAAAGGAATTACAGACTATAATTTAGAAGAAATAGAAACAAGACGAAAAATATTAAATATTTCAAATCTCAAATTTTTAACAGCAGATAGTTCCAAGTGTAATCAGATAGTTACAGTAAAAATATGTGAATTAACAGATATTGATACTTTTATTACTGATAATAACTTGGATAATGATTTTAAAGTTAAAATGAAAAAGTTAAGCGTCAATGTGCTTTAA
- a CDS encoding glycine betaine/L-proline ABC transporter ATP-binding protein, translated as MSKVKIRHLTKVFGRKQQRALKLVQEGKSKKEIFEQTGATVGVYDVNFDVNDGEIFVIMGLSGSGKSTLIRLINRLIEPTSGSIYINDDEISKMSKKELREIRRTKVNMVFQNFGLFPKRTILENTEYGLEIRGVNKAERQQRAEQALDDTGLLSFKNQYPDQLSGGMQQRVGLARALANDSDILLMDEAFSALDPLIRKDMQNDLLKLQEKMKKIIIFITHDLNEALRIGDRIALMRDGKIIQIGTGEEILTNPANDFVSEFTEDVDRSKILTAENIMETPLTINIETEGPNVALQRMREEEVSMLLAVDSKRQLKGSITAEKALKAREEGTSIKDIYEPNVQTIHKDTLIIDIFNIIYDSPTPLAVTDENDRLIGVVVRGSVIGAMSNKNSNSNHREEVTTNV; from the coding sequence TTGAGCAAAGTTAAAATACGGCACTTAACGAAAGTGTTTGGGAGAAAACAACAACGAGCATTGAAGTTAGTTCAAGAAGGCAAATCTAAAAAAGAAATATTTGAACAAACTGGTGCTACCGTTGGTGTTTACGATGTTAATTTTGATGTTAATGACGGGGAAATCTTTGTCATCATGGGACTTTCGGGAAGTGGTAAATCTACATTGATTCGTTTGATTAATCGTTTAATTGAACCAACATCTGGCAGTATTTACATCAATGATGATGAAATATCAAAAATGTCGAAAAAGGAATTACGGGAGATTCGTCGTACCAAAGTAAATATGGTTTTTCAGAATTTTGGTCTTTTTCCAAAAAGAACTATCTTAGAAAATACCGAATACGGACTAGAAATTAGAGGGGTTAATAAAGCTGAGAGACAACAGCGAGCGGAACAAGCGTTAGATGATACGGGTCTCTTATCATTTAAAAATCAATACCCTGATCAATTATCTGGCGGTATGCAACAACGTGTTGGGTTAGCACGCGCACTTGCTAATGATTCAGACATATTATTAATGGATGAAGCTTTCTCTGCGCTAGATCCACTTATTAGAAAAGATATGCAAAACGATTTATTAAAATTGCAAGAAAAAATGAAAAAGATCATTATATTCATTACACATGATTTAAATGAAGCATTACGTATTGGAGATCGCATTGCATTAATGCGTGATGGCAAAATTATACAAATTGGTACTGGCGAAGAAATTCTAACAAATCCAGCCAATGATTTCGTTAGTGAGTTTACCGAAGATGTCGATCGTTCCAAAATTCTCACTGCTGAAAACATAATGGAAACGCCACTAACTATTAATATTGAAACTGAAGGACCTAATGTCGCATTACAAAGAATGAGAGAAGAAGAAGTCAGTATGCTATTAGCTGTAGATAGTAAGCGTCAATTAAAAGGAAGCATTACTGCTGAAAAGGCATTAAAAGCAAGAGAAGAAGGTACGTCAATCAAAGATATTTATGAACCAAACGTACAGACGATACATAAAGATACGTTAATCATTGATATATTTAATATTATTTATGATTCACCTACACCTTTAGCAGTCACTGACGAAAATGATCGTCTTATTGGCGTAGTTGTTCGTGGTAGTGTCATAGGAGCTATGAGCAATAAAAATTCAAATTCTAATCATAGAGAGGAAGTGACAACAAATGTTTAA
- a CDS encoding ABC transporter permease/substrate binding protein — protein sequence MFNFLISKLPFSNWIDNIVDWLTKNLSGLFSFLQTIGNSIMNFMTDILTAIPPFIMIALLVIIAFFVFNRKLGFPIFVLIGLLFIYNQDMWDDLMNTVTLVIISSIIAIIIGVPLGILMSKSDTVEKIVKPLLDLMQTMPGFVYLIPAVAFFGIGMVPGVFASVIFSLPPTVRMTNLGIRSISKELVETSDSFGSTPWQRLFKLDLPMAKENIFAGINQTIMLTLSMVVIASMIGTPGLGEGVLAAVQRSEVGNGFVFGIGIVILAIIIDRFTQAMNRPNKTKLSKKKKLIIGAIIAILAILAIIITLLLPGNAGSSKGTITLAYAQQDDQVVSTNVIAQVLEEQGYNVKMTSLDIPVTWKAVANGEADAMTGAWIPITHKAQYKEYKDDLDNLGPHIDGEAKLGLVVPKYMDVDSIEDLNNQADKKITGIEPGAGIVQATNKTLKSYPNLKGWKQVNSSTGAMNAELKRAIKSKKDIVITGWNPYWIFQRYDLKYLKDPKGTMGKSENINTMARKGLKKDMPEAYKILDNFKWSVDDMESIMLEIENGKNPKDATKEWIDNNHDKVDQWTK from the coding sequence ATGTTTAACTTTCTCATCTCAAAATTACCTTTTTCCAATTGGATTGATAATATTGTAGATTGGCTAACTAAAAATTTGTCTGGCCTCTTTTCTTTCTTACAGACAATTGGTAATTCAATCATGAATTTTATGACTGATATCTTAACGGCAATCCCACCATTTATAATGATCGCCCTATTAGTTATCATTGCATTTTTCGTGTTTAACCGTAAATTAGGATTCCCAATATTTGTTCTAATCGGATTATTGTTTATTTATAATCAAGATATGTGGGACGATTTAATGAATACGGTCACATTAGTTATTATTTCAAGTATTATAGCGATTATCATTGGTGTGCCACTGGGTATACTCATGTCTAAAAGTGACACCGTTGAAAAGATCGTTAAACCGTTATTAGATTTAATGCAAACAATGCCTGGCTTTGTATATTTAATACCTGCCGTTGCATTCTTTGGTATTGGTATGGTGCCTGGTGTATTTGCATCAGTCATTTTCTCATTACCACCTACTGTCCGAATGACCAATTTAGGTATTCGCTCTATTTCAAAAGAGCTAGTCGAAACCTCTGATTCATTTGGTTCAACACCTTGGCAAAGACTATTTAAACTAGATTTACCTATGGCGAAAGAAAATATTTTCGCCGGTATTAACCAAACTATCATGTTAACACTATCTATGGTAGTCATTGCTTCAATGATAGGTACACCTGGTTTAGGTGAGGGCGTTTTAGCAGCTGTACAACGTTCAGAAGTAGGTAATGGCTTTGTATTTGGTATTGGTATCGTTATTTTAGCTATCATTATCGATCGTTTTACACAAGCTATGAATCGTCCAAATAAGACTAAATTATCTAAAAAGAAAAAATTAATTATTGGTGCTATTATAGCAATTTTAGCTATACTTGCTATCATAATTACACTGTTGTTACCAGGTAATGCAGGTTCAAGTAAGGGAACAATCACGTTAGCATATGCACAACAAGACGACCAAGTGGTTTCAACAAATGTTATTGCTCAAGTATTAGAAGAACAAGGCTATAATGTTAAAATGACTTCTTTAGACATCCCTGTCACATGGAAAGCTGTAGCTAACGGTGAAGCTGATGCTATGACAGGTGCATGGATTCCAATTACTCATAAGGCGCAATATAAGGAATATAAAGATGATTTAGATAATCTAGGTCCACATATCGACGGTGAAGCTAAACTTGGTTTAGTTGTTCCAAAATATATGGACGTAGATTCAATTGAAGATTTAAACAATCAAGCTGATAAAAAAATCACTGGTATTGAACCAGGCGCTGGCATCGTTCAAGCTACAAATAAGACATTGAAATCATATCCAAACCTTAAAGGTTGGAAACAAGTCAATTCTTCAACAGGCGCTATGAATGCCGAATTAAAACGTGCGATTAAAAGTAAAAAAGATATTGTCATTACAGGTTGGAACCCATACTGGATTTTCCAACGTTATGACTTAAAATATTTAAAAGACCCTAAAGGTACCATGGGGAAATCAGAAAATATCAATACAATGGCACGTAAAGGGCTTAAAAAAGATATGCCAGAAGCTTATAAAATATTAGATAATTTCAAGTGGTCTGTAGATGATATGGAATCTATCATGCTTGAAATTGAAAACGGTAAAAATCCTAAAGATGCAACTAAAGAATGGATTGATAATAACCATGATAAAGTAGATCAATGGACTAAATAA
- a CDS encoding LysR family transcriptional regulator, with protein MNVSINVKLIQKGEFIIDFNYLHDFIVVVKHNSLNKAALELNISVPALSKRMKKLEDYCGFQMFHRTNKGVFLTGKGEKAYDMIMSIDAQLKNLSKIEEDETNNYFRLGILPSFSLSKLNNRLNDLDFLKVTIENNTAILYEKLKSKALDVILGDISSLKDPSLFTYQLYSEEFIVISSPQLKIKNGKNLNIEDLKDDVVYIQNPPCDTYTFIKSNQLDKKMTINYLEHQETILAHVRAGKGINILPKTLAIQVDYRHLNYQVLSGYSRTIGIATYNKELFEYIKNHL; from the coding sequence ATTAATGTTAGTATTAACGTAAAGTTAATACAGAAAGGAGAGTTTATTATAGACTTTAACTATCTTCACGATTTTATAGTAGTTGTAAAGCATAATAGCCTAAATAAAGCTGCGTTGGAATTAAATATTAGCGTTCCTGCTTTAAGTAAAAGGATGAAAAAGTTAGAAGACTATTGTGGGTTTCAAATGTTTCATAGAACAAATAAAGGTGTATTTCTTACAGGTAAAGGTGAAAAAGCTTACGATATGATAATGAGTATTGACGCTCAATTAAAAAATCTAAGTAAAATTGAAGAAGATGAAACAAACAATTACTTTAGATTAGGAATATTACCTAGTTTTTCACTTTCTAAATTAAATAACCGTCTTAATGATTTGGATTTTTTAAAAGTCACTATTGAAAATAACACAGCTATTTTATACGAAAAATTAAAAAGCAAAGCGTTAGATGTTATTTTAGGCGATATCAGTAGCTTAAAAGACCCGTCTTTATTTACGTATCAATTATATAGTGAAGAATTTATCGTTATCAGCTCACCACAATTAAAGATAAAAAATGGAAAAAATTTAAATATAGAAGATTTAAAGGATGATGTAGTTTATATTCAAAACCCTCCATGTGATACCTATACTTTTATTAAATCAAATCAACTTGATAAAAAAATGACAATTAATTATCTTGAACATCAAGAAACGATTTTAGCCCATGTTAGGGCAGGTAAAGGCATAAATATTCTTCCTAAAACGCTTGCGATACAAGTGGATTATAGACACTTGAACTATCAAGTGCTTTCAGGATATAGCAGAACAATCGGAATAGCGACTTATAATAAAGAATTATTCGAATACATTAAAAACCATTTATAA